The nucleotide window CAATGCCTCGAGCGTGACCCGCACGATCGAGCGCTCTCGCGTCCACCACAGGGGCCCGTAGATCGTCCCGCACCGGTAGACGCGAATGCCATCCCCCAGGTCGCCCAGCGAAAGCCAGAGCGTCAACTGGGCGCGGCGCGAGTGGGTCGGTGAGGTGACGGCGATTACCTCGCGCACGTCTGCGGAGCGCATCCAGGCGCCGAGGGCCAAGGCATCCTCCCAAGTGCTCGAGCCCGCGTGAAGGAGAACTTCGGCCTCGTCTGGCACTCCATGGTCGTGAGCGATGCGGGCGTTGAGCGTCGCATCGTCGATAGGGTGCCCGATGGCCGCGAGTTCCGTGTCGACGCGACCGCCGGAGAAGACCACCTTCGGGGCGACGCCTTGCCGGTAGAGTGCGGCCCCGCATTCCGCGCGTTCGGGGACCTGGCCCGGGAAGACGTAGATTGCCTGGGCGGAGGATGGAATCTCGCCGGAGATCGCAAGGAACTGCGGTACAAGGCACACAAGGCCCACGGCCAGCACACAAGCGATGAGCCATAGGATCCGCTGCGGGCCCCGCTTGCGAACCTCGGAGTCTCCGCCGATGATCGAAGGATGCTCTCTTTCGGGTGGTCCTGGATTCATCGAACGCGCATCCTCTCGCTGGTTCTACTGACCTTCGCGGTCGTCGGGCCCGTAGGCACGGCGGACGCACGTGAGTGCGGTGGGCGGAAGGTGTGTCGGTGTGGCGACCATGTTGCGCAGAACTACGAGCTCGTCGGCAGCCTCGGGCCTTGCAAGAA belongs to Candidatus Binatia bacterium and includes:
- a CDS encoding ElyC/SanA/YdcF family protein, translated to MNPGPPEREHPSIIGGDSEVRKRGPQRILWLIACVLAVGLVCLVPQFLAISGEIPSSAQAIYVFPGQVPERAECGAALYRQGVAPKVVFSGGRVDTELAAIGHPIDDATLNARIAHDHGVPDEAEVLLHAGSSTWEDALALGAWMRSADVREVIAVTSPTHSRRAQLTLWLSLGDLGDGIRVYRCGTIYGPLWWTRERSIVRVTLEALKFGFYAIRYFVPALLGFDPVPPRPQRHA